A genomic region of Anopheles coustani chromosome 3, idAnoCousDA_361_x.2, whole genome shotgun sequence contains the following coding sequences:
- the LOC131271330 gene encoding endoplasmic reticulum metallopeptidase 1-like, with amino-acid sequence MYQPGGQSKQKNPRVKVLDPDIDYSKAKSVHSISSWWGIGGIFIVLVVGNITNYANSHLPDGLRNAHLTNFPNAFIAERAWKDLKILNDFGPKPTGTYNNEVLAVDFLNREISYIDQLKNRNQQLVVQNQIVSGGYVGVYMNKSAANVYRNVQNVVVKLVGRSESSTRHALLLNCHFDSVAGSPGASDDVGSCAVMLEILRVLSRQSDVNRYSIIFLFNGAEETPLQASHGFISKHPWAADVRAFINLESAGSGGKEMLFQSGPKHPWLIEAYAKAVPYPYAQAAAEEIFQSGVIPSDTDFRVFRDVGRIPGMDFAHTANGYRYHTRYDSIEYIPLQVLQRTGDNILALTKTIANGEELGSTERYGQGYMVFFDFLGLFFVSYSADVGLMINLSVVLLSIIIPFLSLARSTSGTHGRQIRSETMIGFLATFLGAGASGVLSFFIGVQLDAIGRPMSWYSSTNLILGIYCCPALLCQCLVHLLCNRLFGNKTTPLSLALKVQARLNGVNLFWGMITLGITFTGYRLAYIFMVLILCSLGSSILISMFGLQNTVHKWLLLHVLFQIMALAWSTQFYHILMNMFVPITGRIGSSINPDVIIGAMASFATLFSCSYLTPLLFLLKKTDKLIGELVAITVIAMVLASSTHVGFPYRDDAFKAPAVQRHYITHTLRTFYDYNGGERYTDSGFLLQELDRNAKKTIEGIAMPDAVTPMREIAACEKELFCAIPFYSIWHQVLFENYWLPGPAPVVRQMVTVSLREKEQLNEHEHRLHLVLKGSFQCSLVIGPKAGATVMNWSLLQELPAPIEFNGQRGHFVLLTAGVESEPMNITLDIRHELKKYDGPLVDLLVTTTHWEYRKEHTPVFNRLLARVPSWAHVVPSVAAVNSYTF; translated from the exons ATGTATCAG CCCGGTGGACAGTCGAAACAGAAAAATCCAAGAGTAAAGGTACTCGATCCGGATATTG ATTACTCCAAAGCGAAAAGCGTACACAGCATATCCTCCTGGTGGGGCATCGGTGGCATCTTTATCGTTTTGGTTGTGGGCAACATCACCAACTACGCCAACTCGCACCTGCCCGATGGGCTACGCAATGCCCACTTGACCAACTTTCCGAATGCATTCATTGCCGAGCGTGCCTGGAAGGATCTAAAGATCCTGAACGACTTTGGACCGAAACCGACCGGCACCTACAACAACGAGGTGCTGGCCGTGGACTTCCTGAACCGCGAGATCTCTTACATTGATCAGCTGAAAAATCGCAACCAGCAGCTCGTCGTGCAGAACCAGATCGTGTCCGGCGGGTACGTCGGGGTGTACATGAACAAATCGGCCGCCAACGTGTATCGTAACGTGCAGAACGTGGTCGTAAAGCTGGTCGGACGGAGTGAAAGCAGCACCCGGCATGCGCTTCTGTTGAACTGCCACTTTGATTCCGTTGCCGGATCGCCCGGGGCGAGCGATGACGTTGGTAGCTGTGCGGTTATGCTGGAAATCCTTCGCGTCCTATCGCGCCAATCGGATGTGAATCGGTATTCGATCATTTTCCTCTTCAATGGAGCCGAAGAAACTCCGCTTCAAGCGTCACATGGGTTTATTAGTAAGCATCCGTGGGCGGCGGATGTGCGGGCATTCATCAACCTCGAATCGGCCGGTTCGGGCGGTAAGGAGATGTTGTTTCAGAGCGGCCCGAAACATCCCTGGCTGATTGAGGCGTACGCAAAAGCCGTCCCGTATCCGTACGCACAAGCGGCGGCTGAAGAAATCTTCCAGTCCGGTGTCATTCCCTCCGATACGGACTTTCGTGTGTTTCGCGATGTCGGTCGTATCCCTGGGATGGACTTTGCCCACACGGCAAACGGGTACCGGTACCACACGCGGTACGATTCGATCGAGTATATCCCGCTCCAGGTGCTGCAGCGTACTGGGGACAACATTCTCGCCCTCACGAAAACCATCGCAAATGGCGAGGAACTGGGCAGTACGGAGCGGTACGGGCAGGGTTATATGGTGTTTTTCGATTTCCTTGGACTTTTCTTCGTGTCCTACTCGGCCGACGTTGGTCTGATGATCAACCTGAGCGTGGTGTTGCTGTCCATCATTATCCCCTTCCTGTCGCTCGCACGTTCGACCAGCGGCACGCACGGTCGGCAGATTCGCTCGGAGACTATGATTGGATTTTTGGCAACATTTTTGGGCGCTGGTGCGAGTGGCGTGTTGTCGTTCTTCATCGGTGTACAGCTGGATGCAATTGGACGACCCATGTCGTGGTACTCCTCAACGAACCTTATCCTGGGTATCTATTGCTGCCCGGCTCTTCTGTGCCAGTGTTTGGTGCATCTACTCTGCAATCGGCTGTTTGGAAATAAAACG ACACCTCTGAGCTTGGCCCTTAAAGTACAAGCCCGGTTGAACGGAGTGAATCTTTTTTGGGGCATGATAACGCTCGGTATCACTTTCACCGGGTACCGGCTAGCGTACATCTTCATGGTCCTGATCCTCTGCTCGCTCGGCTCGAGCATACTCATCTCAATGTTTGGCCTGCAGAACACGGTCCACAAGTGGCTGCTACTGCACGTGCTCTTCCAAATTATGGCACTGGCCTGGAGCACCCAGTTCTATCATATTTTGATGAATATGTTCGTCCCGATTACCGGTCGCATCGGCTCGTCCATCAACCCGGACGTCATCATCGGTGCGATGGCCAGCTTTGCCACGCTCTTCAGCTGCAGCTACCTGACGCCGCTGCTGTTTCTGCTCAAGAAAACCGACAAGCTAATCGGTGAGCTGGTGGCCATAACGGTGATCGCAATGGTGTTGGCCTCATCGACGCACGTCGGGTTCCCGTATCGGGACGACGCGTTCAAGGCACCGGCCGTACAACGCCACTATATCACCCACACTTTGCGCACGTTCTACGACTACAATGGGGGCGAGCGGTACACGGACTCGGGTTTCCTGCTGCAGGAGCTAGATCGGAACGCGAAGAAGACGATCGAGGGTATCGCAATGCCGGACGCAGTAACGCCGATGCGTGAGATTGCCGCCTGCGAGAAGGAGCTGTTCTGCGCCATACCGTTCTACTCGATCTGGCATCAAGTTTTGTTTGA AAACTATTGGCTTCCGGGACCCGCACCAGTCGTACGGCAGATGGTCACCGTTTCGTTGCGGGAAAAAGAACAGCTGAACGAACACGAACACCGGCTGCACTTGGTGCTGAAAGGAAGCTTCCAGTGTTCACTCGTCATCGGCCCGAAGGCGGGCGCAACCGTAATGAACTGGAGTCTGCTCCAGGAGCTCCCGGCACCGATCGAATTCAACGGTCAGCGGGGACACTTTGTGCTACTGACTGCCGGCGTCGAGAGTGAACCGATGAACATAACGTTGGACATTAGG CACGAGCTAAAAAAATACGACGGTCCCTTGGTTGACCTTCTGGTCACCACCACGCACTGGGAGTACCGCAAGGAGCACACACCGGTATTCAATCGACTGCTAGCGCGTGTACCGTCCTGGGCACACGTCGTCCCCTCGGTGGCCGCCGTCAACAGCTACACTTTCTAG